In Miscanthus floridulus cultivar M001 chromosome 5, ASM1932011v1, whole genome shotgun sequence, one genomic interval encodes:
- the LOC136451599 gene encoding carboxylesterase 15-like codes for MSGDTAPHVVEDFFGAVQLLSDGTVVRGDEALLMPPEPFPDVPGVQWKDAVYDPARGLKVRLYRPAAAATAADAGDGGNKNKLPVLVHFHGGGYCIGSYDQLGGGHYLRRRLAADLHALVLSVQYRLAPEHRLPAAIEDGATFLAWLRWQALLAAAAGGGGAEPWLAESADFARTFLSGVSAGANLAHHLAVRAGSGQIDLAPVRLAGHVLLSLFLGGVQRTATESDPPDGVSLTVAMSDQLWRMALPVGATFDHPLANPFGPDSPGLEPVALPPVLVEAPEVDVLRDRVLLYAARLKQMGKDVELAEFQGEQHGFSVLRWGQANEELVGILKRFVHRCST; via the coding sequence ATGTCCGGCGACACGGCGCCGCACGTCGTGGAGGACTTCTTCGGGGCCGTCCAGCTCCTCAGCGACGGCACCGTCGTGCGCGGCGACGAGGCGCTCCTGATGCCGCCGGAGCCGTTCCCGGACGTTCCGGGGGTTCAATGGAAGGACGCCGTGTACGACCCGGCGCGTGGCCTCAAGGTCCGCCTGTacaggccggcggcggcggcgacagcggCGGACGCCGGCGACGGAGGTAACAAAAATAAGCTCCCGGTGCTGGTGCACTTCCACGGAGGCGGCTACTGCATCGGGTCCTACGACCAGCTCGGAGGCGGTCACTACCTCCGGCGCCGCCTCGCGGCCGACCTCCACGCGCTCGTTCTCTCCGTCCAGTACCGGCTCGCCCCCGAGCACCGTCTCCCGGCGGCGATCGAGGATGGCGCGACGTTCCTGGCCTGGCTGCGCTGGCAGGCGttgctcgccgccgccgcaggcggTGGCGGCGCCGAGCCCTGGCTCGCGGAGTCGGCTGACTTCGCGCGGACGTTCCTGTCGGGCGTCTCGGCTGGCGCCAACCTGGCCCACCACCTCGCTGTCCGGGCCGGCTCCGGGCAGATCGACCTCGCCCCGGTGCGCCTCGCCGGGCACGTCCTGCTGTCCTTGTTCCTCGGCGGCGTCCAGCGCACCGCGACGGAGTCGGACCCCCCGGACGGCGTCTCGCTGACGGTCGCCATGTCGGATCAGCTCTGGCGCATGGCGCTGCCGGTCGGGGCAACCTTCGACCACCCGCTGGCCAACCCGTTCGGCCCCGACAGCCCCGGCCTGGAGCCCGTGGCGCTGCCACCGGTGCTCGTCGAGGCGCCCGAAGTCGACGTCCTCCGCGACCGCGTGCTGCTCTACGCGGCGCGGCTGAAGCAGATGGGGAAGGACGTGGAGCTCGCCGAGTTCCAGGGGGAGCAGCACGGCTTCTCCGTTCTTCGGTGGGGCCAGGCGAACGAGGAGTTGGTCGGGATCTTGAAACGATTTGTACACCGGTGTTCCACTTGA